A part of Phalacrocorax aristotelis chromosome 29, bGulAri2.1, whole genome shotgun sequence genomic DNA contains:
- the LOC142048940 gene encoding uncharacterized protein LOC142048940 has protein sequence MVDEGDKGQCGPTRLAQAQSRQDLEEELRDLSNQVASLGRSLAEERGRSLAAGGALRALQVAVGGAQARVGGACRARDRACERLRQQQEAGHLLWAELEAARAARAGAELRAQEAESQRRTREAELEQLRQAVAVAQHARRRAEQERDDMAAHMPHPPSPTGARDPGGLEAALAELREHNRALRQRLHQRQAQAEELRRALAAAGGAGAGGGGGAGPAGAGAAGAAGAAAAPQGAPGPRRGRPARPLCPPPGAPAPRGRGAGGAEPGVAGSGTAPAGAAGGGGGAAAAGGALPPAGGGQRGVGAGAGAAGGRGGGGDGPCPGPGPSPAPGAGGRRGRGRRHRAPRGRPAGPPQVRPADAVPHGAAHAAGRGRGQRGQRGQRGQRGQRVPPLHPQGAPRNRPHLQGRPRNCPQGPPPKGCRSWGWPGNHPRPRGDPQNRRWGPALRVLSGPGRPWKLPPGTPPLSRVGLIRAGLIGVGLIGAGLAHTH, from the exons ATGGTGGACGAGGGGGACAAGGGACAATGCGGCCCCACCAGGCTGGCGCAG GCACAGTCCCGCCAGGACCTGGAGGAGGAGCTCCGTGACCTCAGCAACCAG GTGGCATCGCTGGGGCGGAGCCTGGCAGAGGAGCGGGGGCGGAGCCTGGCAGCAGGCGGGGCCCTGCGGGCGCTACAGGTAGCAGTGGGCGGGGCCCAGGCCCGGGTGGGCGGAGCCTGTCGGGCACGAGACCGGGCATGTGAGCGCCTGCGCCAGCAGCAG GAGGCGGGACATCTCCTGTGGGCGGAGCTGGAGGCAGCACGCGctgcccgggccggggcggagCTCCGGGCGCAGGAGGCGGAGTCACAGCGCCGCACCAGGGAGGCGGAGCTGGAGCAGTTGCGACAG GCAGTGGCGGTGGCCCAGCAtgcccggcggcgggcggagcaGGAGCGCGATGACATGGCTGCCCACATgccccacccacccagcccCAC GGGGGCCCGGGACCCCGGGgggctggaggcggcgctggcGGAGCTGCGGGAGCACAACCGGGCGCTGCGGCAGCGCCTGCACCAGCGGCAGGCCCAG GCGGAGGAGCTGCGGCGggcgctggcggcggcggggggcgcgggcgcaggaggcggcgggggcgcgggcccggctggagcaggagcagcgggtgctgcgggggcggctgcagcaccccagggtgctccCGGGCCCCGCCGAGGCCGCCCTGCGCGCCCGCTGTGTCCACCTCCAGGAGCTCCTGCACCGCGAGGCCGG GGCGCGGGCGGCGCTGAGCCGGGCGTGGCGGGCAGCGGGACGGCGCCTGCGGGCGCTGCTGGCGGAGGCGGAggagcagcggcggcggggggagcgctACCGCCTGCAG GCGGCGGCCAGCGAGGCGTCGGGGCGGGCGCTGGGGCAGCGGGTGGCCGCGGTGGCGGCGGGGACGGCCCGTGCCCAGGCCCAGGGCCTTCGCCTGCGCCGGGCGCTGGAGGCCGTCGGGGACGGGGCCGCCGCCACCGCGCGCCTCGTGGCCGCCCTGCGGGCCCGCCTCAG GTGCGACCCGCTGACGCTGTCCCGCACGGTGCGGCGCATGCTGCGGGACGAGGGCGAGGACAGCGAGGACAGCGGGGACAGCGAGGACAGCGAGGACAGCGGGTCccccccctgcatccccagggagCCCCTCGAAACCGCCCCCACCTCCAGGGGCGGCCTCGAAACTGCCCCCAAGGACCCCCCCCAAAAGGCTGCCGGTCCTGGGGGTGGCCTGGAAAccacccccggccccggggggaCCCTCAGAACCGCCGCTGGGGACCAGCCCTGAGGGTGCTTTCGGGCCCGGGGAGACCCTGGAAACTGCCCCCAGGGACCCCACCCCTAAGTAGGGTGGGGCTTATCAGGGCAGGGCTTATTGGGGTGGGGCTTATTGGGGCGGGGCTTGCCCATACTCATTAA